A genomic segment from Papilio machaon chromosome 10, ilPapMach1.1, whole genome shotgun sequence encodes:
- the LOC106718023 gene encoding lethal(2) giant larvae protein encodes MAGRMLKFIRGKGQQPSAERQKLQNELFAFRKTVQHGFPHRASALAWDPLLRLAALGTATGALKVYGRPGVELYGQHTNLDSAVTQIYFISGTGRLVSLCDDNSLHLWEINEKSLVELKSHTLEGKNKRISALCVEASGKGLLLGTEAGNIYNLDLNTFTLHEDVIYQDVVMQNCPEDFKLNPGAVEAICEHPKVPTRILIGFNRGLVVLWDRTAASPTHTFVSNQQLESLCWNDDGEHFTSSHNDGSYVTWEVAGASSDRPLKEPITPYGPYPCKAISKILIRTSVDNDEIIIYAGGMPRASYSDKYTVTVQQGDKHVAFDFTSRVIDFFTTTPVPPDGAPLQEERPDTPTLLSAHTVNQVAAALVVLAEEELVVIDLCDERWRPLRLPYLLSVHASAVTTAQLVDNVANNIYDNIVAAGQQQTENVYSEGAWPISGGVVEGGEGSERQLLLTGHEDGSVRFWDVSGVPMTPLYKYTTAQLFSGEEIGENNDSQNDEEEWPPFRRVGTFDPYSDDPRLAVKRVILCPLSGMLTIGGAAGHIVVASLKTTASTAEVKSMSVNIVSDRDGFVWKGHDQLTLRAGTHTFPQGYQASAVAQLSPPAAITALAAQWEWGVVCAGTAHGLALLDALAAAPLLHRCTLNPHDHSGAGDTPISRRKSFKKSLRESFRRLRKGRSQRRQNTSSSPTSQSQPAAKKPVDKISETDAEVKPIERAVEARSNDDAFGSMVRCLYFARTFLINTQNSTPTLWAGTNNGTVYAFTINVPNTNKRKEEPVTCQLAKEIQLKHRAPVIGITVLDGASVPLPDPLEVERGVSALPEAGTHRVLITSEEQFKVFTLPSLKPHNKYKLTAHEGARVRRTAFAWFECVAGGERHREWCLLCLTNLGDCLVLSPELRRQLNAAAVRKEDINGISSLCFSKRGEALYLHSSSELQRITLSATKVTFAQCHILLAPWAAALRGPAEETPLTNGEHKEETAETVHDVTAASGDITVDSVRDHTNADQPELNINLQNSQVNTSSLVVKTTTRTTINDGNVDGATTTTTTTTNNTTTENILEHSREEGVITRIETGTITVPAGTDPKLILEMFDRQRSPLAVPVPPTPTPTPTETH; translated from the exons ACAGTGCAACACGGCTTTCCTCACAGAGCGTCGGCCCTCGCGTGGGACCCGCTGCTTCGGTTGGCCGCGCTCGGCACCGCCACCGGAGCCCTCAAGGTGTACGGCCGTCCAGGTGTCGAATTGTACGGACAACACACAAACCTTGACTCCGCTGTTACCCAAATTTACTTCATATCTG GCACAGGTCGTCTAGTATCACTATGCGACGACAACAGCTTGCACCTCTGGGAAATAAACGAGAAGTCACTCGTAGAACTGAAGTCTCACACACTAGAGGGCAAAAACAAAAGGATATCCGCCCTCTGTGTGGAGGCCAGCGGCAAGGGCCTACTGCTGGGTACCGAGGCCGGCAACATTTACAACCTCGATCTCAACACCTTCACATTGCACGAGGATGTTATATACCAGGATGTTGTTATGCAAAA CTGTCCAGAAGATTTCAAATTGAATCCGGGAGCAGTGGAGGCTATATGCGAGCACCCTAAAGTACCGACACGCATCCTGATCGGCTTCAACCGGGGTCTGGTGGTACTGTGGGACCGCACCGCCGCCTCGCCCACGCACACTTTCGTCTCCAACCAACAGCTGGAGAGCTTGTGCTGGAATGATGACG GCGAACATTTCACATCATCTCATAACGACGGGTCATATGTGACATGGGAGGTGGCGGGAGCATCAAGCGACAGGCCCTTAAAGGAGCCCATCACCCCCTACGGACCCTACCCTTGCAAGGCCATCTCAAAGATCCTTATTAGGACCAGTGTTGACAACGATGAGATTATCATATACGCTg gTGGCATGCCACGAGCATCGTATTCAGACAAATATACAGTGACAGTACAGCAAGGCGATAAGCATGTGGCATTCGACTTTACAAGCCGT GTGATAGACTTCTTCACGACGACGCCTGTGCCACCTGATGGTGCGCCGCTGCAGGAGGAGAGACCCGACACCCCCACCCTACTCTCCGCACACACCGTCAACCAAGTCGCCGCCGCACTG GTGGTATTGGCTGAAGAGGAGCTGGTTGTAATCGACTTATGCGATGAGCGCTGGCGACCACTGCGCCTTCCGTATCTATTGTCAGTGCACGCGTCTGCAGTCACCACCGCGCAACTTGTTGATAACGTCGCTAACAATATTTACGATAATATTGTTGCCGCAG ggCAGCAGCAAACCGAGAATGTGTACTCTGAGGGGGCGTGGCCTATCTCTGGGGGCGTGGTGGAGGGCGGAGAGGGGAGCGAGAGGCAGCTGCTGCTGACGGGTCATGAGGATGGATCTGTGCGCTTCTGGGACGTCAGCGGGGTGCCCATGACACCTCTCTACAAGTATACAACTGCACAATTGTTTAG CGGTGAAGAAATAGGTGAGAACAATGACAGTCAAAATGACGAGGAAGAATGGCCGCCGTTCCGACGTGTCGGTACATTTGACCCTTATAGCGATGATCCCAGACTAGCAGTCAAACGA GTTATCCTTTGTCCTTTATCGGGTATGCTGACGATTGGTGGAGCAGCCGGCCATATTGTCGTAGCCAGTCTCAAAACCACCGCCAGCACTGCTGAAGTTAAA TCGATGTCAGTGAACATTGTGTCAGACCGCGACGGCTTCGTGTGGAAGGGCCACGATCAGCTAACCCTTCGTGCTGGTACTCACACCTTCCCGCAAGGATATCAG GCGAGCGCAGTGGCGCAGTTGTCGCCTCCGGCCGCGATCACGGCGCTAGCGGCGCAGTGGGAGTGGGGCGTGGTGTGCGCCGGCACCGCCCACGGCCTGGCGCTGCTGGACGCGCTCGCCGCCGCCCCCCTACTGCACCGCTGTACGCTCAACCCACACG atcaTTCTGGTGCCGGAGACACGCCAATATCGAGACGGAAATCGTTCAAAAAATCCCTCCGAGAATCGTTCCGACGTCTAAGAAAAGGCAGGTCTCAGCGGCGGCAGAATACCTCCTCCAGCCCCACCTCCCAGTCACAA CCAGCGGCAAAGAAGCCAGTGGATAAGATATCGGAAACAGATGCAGAGGTGAAGCCAATAGAGCGGGCGGTGGAGGCGCGTTCCAACGATGACGCATTCGGCTCTATGGTGCGCTGTCTATACTTCGCGAGGACATTCCTTATCAATA CACAAAACTCAACGCCGACGCTGTGGGCGGGCACAAATAACGGCACTGTGTACGCCTTCACGATAAATGTACCCAACACAAACAAAAGGAAAGAAGAACcc gtAACGTGTCAATTAGCAAAGGAAATTCAACTGAAACATAGAGCTCCAGTTATCGGCATCACAGTGTTAGATGGAGCCTCAGTACCGCTGCCAGATCCTTTAGag GTGGAGAGAGGTGTGTCAGCGCTGCCGGAGGCTGGCACACACCGGGTGCTCATCACGTCGGAGGAGCAGTTCAAGGTGTTCACGCTGCCATCGCTAAAGCCGCACAACAAGTACAAGCTTACTGCACACGAGGGCGCCAGG GTGCGTCGTACAGCATTCGCTTGGTTCGAATGTGTGGCAGGTGGTGAGAGACATCGTGAGTGGTGTCTGCTCTGTCTCACCAACCTGGGAGACTGTCTCGTGCTCAGTCCTGAACTGCGCCGTCAGCTCAATGCTGCCGCTGTGCGCAAAGAAGATATcaa cgGTATATCAAGTCTATGTTTCTCAAAGCGTGGTGAAGCTCTCTACTTGCACTCGTCATCTGAACTGCAAAGGATTACATTATCTGCGACAAAG gTAACGTTTGCTCAATGTCATATCCTGCTGGCGCCATGGGCAGCCGCACTGCGAGGACCTGCTGAGGAAACTCCTCTAACCAACGGTGAACATAAG GAAGAGACGGCGGAGACTGTGCACGATGTGACAGCGGCGTCGGGGGACATCACGGTGGACTCTGTGCGAGATCATACCAATGCTGACCAACCAGAGCTCAACATCAACCTGCAG aatTCGCAAGTGAACACAAGTTCGTTGGTGGTGAAGACTACAACAAGGACGACCATTAATGACGGTAACGTGGACGGcgccaccaccaccaccacaaCAACCACAAACAAT